One window from the genome of Rhinolophus ferrumequinum isolate MPI-CBG mRhiFer1 chromosome 10, mRhiFer1_v1.p, whole genome shotgun sequence encodes:
- the LOC117028589 gene encoding keratin, type II cytoskeletal 73 has product MSRQFTYKSGAPKGGFSGCSAVLSGGSSSSYRAGGKGLSGGFGSRSLYSLGGARTISFNVASGSGRAGGYGFGRGRASGFAGSMFGSVALGPVCPSVCPPGGIHEVTINKSLLAPLNVELDPEIQKVRTQEREQIKTLNNKFASFIDKVRFLEQQNQVLETKWELLQQLDLNNCKNNLEPVYEGYISTLRKQLETLSGDRVRLDSELRNMRDVVEDYKKRYEEEINKRTTAENEFVVLKKDVDAAYMSKVELQAKVDAMDREIKFFKCLYEGEIAQIQSHISDTSVVLSMDNNRDLDLDSIIAEVRAQYEDIALKSKAEAEALYQTKFQELQLAAGRHGDDLKHTKNEISELTRLIQRLRSEIESVKKQCTNLETAIADAEQRGDCALKDARAKLDELEAALHQAKEELARMLREYQELMSTKLALDVEIATYRKLLEGEECRMSGEYTNSVSISVISSSTAGTAGTGAGFGFSGAGTYGYRPSSVGYGMLSGGCVTGSGNCSPRGETKTKLGSGSEFKDAPGKTSALSSPTKKTIR; this is encoded by the exons ATGAGCCGCCAATTCACCTACAAGTCAGGAGCTCCCAAAGGGGGCTTCAGCGGCTGCTCCGCCGTGCTCTCCGGGGGCAGCTCGTCCTCCTACCGGGCGGGAGGCAAAGGGCTCAGCGGGGGCTTCGGCAGTCGGAGCCTCTACAGCCTGGGGGGTGCCCGGACCATCTCCTTCAACGTGGCCAGTGGCAGTGGGCGGGCAGGGGGCTATGGGTTTGGCCGGGGCCGGGCCAGCGGTTTTGCTGGCAGCATGTTTGGCAGTGTGGCTCTGGGGCCCGTGTGTCCGTCTGTGTGTCCTCCAGGGGGTATCCACGAGGTCACCATCAACAAGAGCCTCCTGGCCCCCCTCAATGTGGAGCTGGATCCTGAGATCCAGAAAGTGCGCACCCAGGAGCGGGAGCAGATCAAGACCCTCAACAACAAGTTCGCCTCCTTCATCGACAAG GTGCGGTTCCTGGAGCAGCAGAACCAGGTGCTGGAGACCAAGTGGGAGCTGCTGCAGCAGCTGGACCTGAACAACTGCAAGAACAACCTGGAGCCCGTGTACGAGGGCTACATTAGCACCCTGCGGAAGCAGCTGGAGACGCTGTCTGGGGACAGGGTGAGGCTGGACTCGGAGCTGAGGAACATGCGGGACGTAGTGGAAGATTACAAGAAGAG GTATGAGGAGGAAATAAATAAGCGAACAACTGCTGAGAATGAATTTGTGGTGCTTAAGAAG GATGTGGATGCGGCTTACATGAGCAAGGTGGAGCTGCAGGCCAAGGTGGACGCCATGGACAGAGAAATCAAGTTCTTCAAGTGTCTGTACGAGGGG GAGATCGCTCAGATCCAGTCCCACATCAGTGACACGTCCGTGGTCCTGTCCATGGACAACAACCGGGACCTGGACCTGGACAGCATCATCGCCGAGGTCCGGGCCCAGTACGAGGACATTGCCCTGAAGAGCAAGGCCGAGGCCGAGGCCCTGTACCAGACCAAG TTCCAGGAGCTCCAGCTGGCTGCCGGTCGGCATGGGGATGACCTCAAACACACCAAGAACGAGATCTCAGAGCTGACTCGGCTCATCCAAAGGCTGCGCTCAGAGATTGAGAGTGTGAAGAAGCAG TGCACCAACCTGGAGACGGCCATTGCCGATGCCGAGCAGCGGGGCGACTGTGCCCTGAAGGACGCCCGGGCCAAGCTGGACGAGCTGGAGGCCGCCCTGCACCAGGCCAAGGAAGAGCTGGCCCGGATGCTGCGTGAGTACCAGGAGCTCATGAGCACGAAGCTGGCCCTGGACGTGGAGATCGCCACCTACCGCAAGCTGCTGGAGGGCGAGGAGTGCAG GATGTCTGGAGAATACACCAACTCGGTCAGCATTT CTGTCATCAGCAGCTCCACGGCTGGGACTGCGGGCACAGGGGCCGGCTTTGGGTTCAGTGGTGCTGGCACCTATGGCTACCGGCCCAGCTCTGTTGGCTATGGCATGCTGTCTGGGGGCTGTGTCACTGGCAGTGGGAACTGCAGCCCTCGCGGGGAGACCAAAACCAAGCTGGGGAGCGGAAGTGAATTTAAGGACGCTCCAGGGAAGACCTCAGCTCTGAGCTCCCCCACCAAGAAAACCATAAGATAA